A single window of Jiangella alkaliphila DNA harbors:
- a CDS encoding methyl-accepting chemotaxis domain-containing protein, which yields MLLLGGLLPAAASAQDDDPRVGLTPGYFPWSEASSNLDLLDNDPRVAPFDAPPGNFGFVNSDLAFTGDNAIVGGFNGFQIYDISDRTDPVLRSSFVCPGGQGDPSVFGDLLFFSVEETRGRIDCGSQGAPGAVNPERFRGVRIFDISDLDHPIQLPGVQLCRGSHTHTLVTDPDDPDNIYVYNSGTAGVRSPLELAGCENAALTQDPVTSGNPTQWRIDVIKVPLDAPEDAEVVSQPRIFTDPGTGAFNGLQNTLSGALHPSGTAYSPLPNTNTCHDVTAFPEIGLLAGACQGNGLLLDISDPVNPVRMDAVSDPNFSYWHSAQFSNDGTKVMFTDEWGGGTSARCRVTDLPEWGADALFDIVDGEMEFASYYKMPAVQTSQENCVAHNSSVIPVPNRDIYVQAWYQGGVSVVDFTDTANPVEIAFFDRGPINSPNPAGLNLGGLWSAYWYNGFIYGTEIARGFDTYELLASELLTANEIEAASEVQLDQFNSQLMSELVAAPSFAVVLANLDQVVRAADIDANTAARVRQAVDQAEKQADKGNNRSAVAQLNHAVRQVDDSAGQATLEQALLELIDTLS from the coding sequence ATGCTCCTGCTCGGCGGCCTGCTCCCCGCGGCGGCCTCCGCGCAGGACGACGACCCTAGGGTCGGCCTCACGCCGGGGTATTTCCCCTGGTCAGAAGCCAGCAGCAATCTCGACCTGCTCGACAACGACCCGCGGGTGGCGCCGTTCGACGCCCCGCCGGGCAACTTCGGGTTCGTCAACTCCGACCTGGCATTCACCGGCGACAACGCGATCGTCGGCGGCTTCAACGGCTTCCAGATCTACGACATCTCCGACCGGACCGACCCGGTCCTTCGCAGCTCGTTCGTCTGCCCGGGCGGGCAGGGTGACCCTTCGGTGTTCGGAGACCTGCTCTTCTTCTCGGTCGAGGAGACGCGTGGGCGCATCGACTGCGGCTCGCAGGGCGCACCCGGCGCGGTGAACCCGGAGCGGTTCCGCGGCGTGCGCATCTTCGACATCAGTGACCTCGACCACCCGATCCAGCTGCCCGGCGTGCAGCTGTGCCGCGGCTCGCACACCCACACACTGGTCACCGACCCGGACGACCCGGACAACATCTACGTCTACAACTCCGGCACCGCAGGGGTGCGGTCGCCGCTGGAGCTGGCGGGGTGCGAGAACGCTGCTCTCACTCAGGACCCGGTGACCAGCGGGAACCCGACGCAATGGCGCATCGACGTCATCAAGGTCCCGCTGGACGCTCCCGAGGACGCCGAGGTCGTCAGCCAGCCGCGGATCTTCACCGACCCCGGCACGGGCGCCTTCAACGGCCTGCAGAACACCCTTTCCGGCGCGCTGCACCCGTCCGGTACGGCCTACTCACCGCTGCCCAACACCAACACCTGCCATGACGTCACCGCGTTCCCGGAGATCGGCCTGCTCGCCGGCGCCTGCCAGGGCAACGGCCTCCTGCTGGACATCTCCGACCCGGTGAACCCGGTGCGCATGGACGCGGTCTCCGACCCGAACTTCTCCTACTGGCACTCGGCCCAGTTCAGCAACGACGGCACCAAGGTCATGTTCACCGACGAATGGGGTGGCGGCACCTCAGCCCGCTGCCGCGTGACCGACCTGCCGGAGTGGGGTGCCGACGCACTGTTCGACATCGTCGACGGGGAGATGGAGTTCGCGAGCTATTACAAGATGCCCGCGGTGCAGACGTCGCAGGAGAACTGCGTGGCGCACAACTCGTCGGTCATCCCGGTGCCCAACCGCGACATCTACGTCCAGGCCTGGTACCAGGGCGGCGTCTCGGTCGTCGACTTCACCGACACCGCGAACCCGGTCGAGATCGCGTTCTTCGACCGTGGCCCGATCAACTCCCCGAACCCTGCTGGGCTCAATCTCGGTGGCTTGTGGTCGGCCTACTGGTACAACGGCTTCATCTACGGCACCGAGATCGCCCGTGGCTTCGACACGTACGAGCTGCTGGCGAGCGAGCTCCTGACGGCGAACGAGATCGAGGCGGCCTCCGAGGTACAGCTGGACCAGTTCAACTCCCAGCTGATGTCCGAGCTGGTCGCGGCGCCGAGCTTCGCCGTGGTGCTGGCCAACCTCGACCAGGTGGTCCGGGCCGCTGACATCGACGCCAACACCGCCGCCAGGGTCCGGCAGGCTGTCGACCAGGCCGAGAAGCAGGCCGACAAGGGAAACAACAGGTCGGCGGTGGCTCAGCTGAACCACGCCGTCAGGCAGGTCGACGACTCCGCCGGCCAGGCCACACTCGAGCAAGCGCTGCTGGAGCTGATCGACACGCTCAGCTGA
- the ku gene encoding non-homologous end joining protein Ku produces the protein MARSIWSGFLSLGLVSIPVRLYSATQEHEVDFHQFERGTADRIRYKRVNERTGDEVEYDDVVKGHDVGGGEYVIVERDELDEVAPGRSRSLDIEQFVELAEIDPIHFQKSYYLGPSDDDTASSYALLRTALEKTGRAAVATFVMRGKEYLACVRASGPVLVLETMFFADEIRDPVKELGDLPKAASRGKQLTMAVDLVEAMTEPWKPQRYHDTYTERVEELVEAKRDGKEVVAESPPAATGATDLLTALQDSVAAAKKTRGKTAAKKKTAKKTAKKTAAKKKSAA, from the coding sequence ATGGCACGGTCGATCTGGAGCGGGTTCCTGAGCCTCGGGCTGGTCTCGATCCCGGTGCGGCTCTACTCCGCCACGCAGGAGCACGAGGTGGACTTCCACCAGTTCGAGCGGGGCACGGCGGACCGGATCCGGTACAAGCGGGTCAACGAGCGCACCGGCGACGAGGTCGAGTACGACGACGTCGTCAAGGGCCATGACGTCGGCGGCGGCGAGTACGTCATCGTCGAGCGGGACGAGCTGGACGAGGTCGCGCCGGGCCGGTCCCGGTCGCTGGACATCGAGCAGTTCGTCGAGCTGGCCGAGATCGACCCCATCCACTTCCAGAAGAGCTACTACCTGGGCCCCAGCGACGACGACACCGCCTCCTCGTACGCGCTGCTGCGCACGGCGCTGGAGAAGACCGGCCGCGCGGCCGTCGCGACGTTCGTCATGCGCGGCAAGGAGTACCTGGCCTGCGTCCGCGCGTCCGGGCCGGTCCTGGTGCTGGAGACGATGTTCTTCGCCGATGAGATCCGCGACCCGGTGAAGGAGCTCGGCGACCTGCCCAAGGCGGCGTCACGCGGCAAGCAGCTGACGATGGCCGTCGACCTCGTCGAGGCGATGACCGAGCCGTGGAAGCCGCAGCGCTACCACGACACCTACACCGAACGGGTCGAGGAGCTGGTCGAGGCCAAGCGCGACGGCAAGGAGGTCGTGGCCGAGAGCCCGCCCGCCGCCACCGGCGCGACCGACCTGCTCACCGCGCTGCAGGACAGCGTCGCGGCGGCGAAGAAGACGCGCGGGAAGACGGCGGCGAAGAAGAAGACGGCGAAGAAGACCGCGAAGAAGACGGCCGCCAAGAAGAAGTCGGCGGCATGA
- a CDS encoding DNA polymerase IV — protein sequence MTAWVLHVDLDQFLAAVEVLRRPELAGRPVIVGGRGDPAERAVVSTASYEAREFGVRSGMPLKTAARRCPDAVFLPVDFPVYEAASAQVMDTLRSFPGTVVELLGWDEAFVGVDVDDPEATARAVQAAVLEVTGLHCSIGIGDTKVRAKIATGFGKPRGVYRLTRHRWMEVMGDRPTTALWGVGNRIAARLADLGIGTVRELAEAPEAPLAEEFGPTIGPHIGRLGRGVSSAIVDDTPWVPRAHGRETTYQRDLTTPEEIAAALRALADQVVEDIGKDGRACSRVALKVRFAPFFTYNRIRKLPEPTFDPAVITRTALDLLEALDDARPIRLLGVRAEMVPPQGGYQDVRRA from the coding sequence ATGACGGCCTGGGTGCTGCATGTCGACCTGGATCAGTTCCTGGCGGCGGTCGAGGTGCTGCGCCGTCCGGAGCTGGCCGGACGGCCGGTGATCGTCGGCGGGCGAGGTGATCCGGCCGAACGGGCCGTCGTGTCGACCGCGTCGTACGAGGCGCGCGAGTTCGGCGTCCGGTCGGGGATGCCGCTGAAGACGGCCGCGCGCCGGTGCCCGGACGCGGTGTTCCTGCCCGTCGACTTCCCCGTCTACGAGGCGGCGTCGGCACAGGTCATGGACACGCTGCGGTCCTTCCCGGGAACGGTGGTCGAGCTGCTGGGCTGGGACGAGGCGTTCGTCGGCGTCGACGTCGACGACCCCGAGGCGACGGCGCGCGCCGTACAGGCCGCGGTGCTCGAGGTGACCGGGCTGCACTGCTCGATCGGCATCGGCGACACCAAGGTGCGCGCCAAGATCGCCACCGGCTTCGGCAAGCCGCGCGGCGTGTACCGGCTGACCCGGCACAGGTGGATGGAGGTGATGGGCGACCGCCCGACGACGGCGTTGTGGGGTGTCGGCAACCGGATCGCCGCCCGGCTGGCGGACCTGGGCATCGGGACCGTTCGTGAACTGGCTGAGGCCCCCGAGGCGCCGCTCGCCGAGGAGTTCGGGCCCACGATCGGCCCGCACATCGGGCGGCTTGGCCGCGGCGTCAGCAGCGCGATCGTCGACGACACCCCATGGGTTCCGCGCGCACACGGCCGCGAGACGACCTACCAGCGCGACCTCACCACGCCCGAGGAGATCGCGGCGGCCCTGCGTGCGCTGGCCGACCAGGTCGTCGAGGACATCGGCAAGGACGGCCGCGCCTGCTCAAGGGTGGCGCTGAAGGTGCGGTTCGCCCCGTTCTTCACCTACAACCGCATCCGCAAGCTGCCTGAGCCGACGTTCGATCCCGCGGTGATCACGCGGACCGCGCTGGACCTCCTGGAGGCTCTCGACGACGCACGGCCGATCCGGCTGCTCGGTGTCCGAGCCGAGATGGTCCCGCCCCAGGGCGGTTACCAGGACGTCCGGCGCGCGTGA
- a CDS encoding purple acid phosphatase family protein has product MSDVRKRGPFGSRRAAGAAVGAVLLGGGLIAVPAAVGADSEPPVKVPPAEIYEPSAVPDRIILVPTASPATSQKVSWRSEVGGEYAQAQIVEAPVALGQVAPSETLQTVMASSTNPVNTTLGYASVYHQVEFTGLAPNTRYTYRVGDGVNWSEWIDFTTAAEGFEPFSFIYYGDMQNYIDTAGPRVFRQAFADRPEAKVIVNAGDLIDSANSEEQWGQWHAADGFINSQINNVSITGNHEYSGGQLSTFWQPQFPFPTNGPDFGDDATNAALRNTIYSVDYQGVRFIGLNSNVQSLAPIMAAQTAWLEEQLASNPNKWTVVTFHHPVYSVASGRNNPIVRAQWGPLFEEYGVDLVLQGHDHTYGRGSTTASRKSVTVHDSTVYATSVSGGKMYDAVDSNWVNNGADQMSIGQDMQLYQMIDVTADSITYEARYANGEHHDGVVIRKNDAGERTVQEIRTPENTVGEQVAVDITAVDFRGTVKASAWGYDPGETVNVYVRNVERGQDVLVGEATADELGRILELPVRLPSSARPLSTQLVYLESVNQQITSPEITVNR; this is encoded by the coding sequence GTGAGTGATGTGAGGAAGCGCGGGCCGTTCGGCTCCCGGCGTGCGGCCGGTGCCGCCGTCGGCGCCGTGCTGCTCGGTGGCGGCTTGATCGCGGTACCGGCCGCAGTCGGTGCCGACAGCGAGCCGCCGGTGAAGGTCCCGCCGGCCGAGATCTACGAGCCGTCGGCGGTGCCGGACCGCATCATCCTGGTCCCGACGGCGTCCCCGGCGACGTCGCAGAAGGTGTCGTGGCGGTCCGAGGTCGGCGGCGAGTACGCGCAGGCCCAGATCGTCGAGGCGCCGGTCGCGCTCGGCCAGGTCGCGCCGTCCGAGACCCTGCAGACGGTGATGGCCAGCTCGACCAACCCGGTCAACACCACGCTCGGCTACGCCTCGGTCTACCACCAGGTGGAGTTCACCGGCCTGGCGCCGAACACCCGCTACACCTACCGGGTCGGCGACGGCGTCAACTGGAGCGAGTGGATCGACTTCACCACGGCCGCCGAGGGGTTCGAGCCGTTCTCGTTCATCTACTACGGGGACATGCAGAACTACATCGACACCGCCGGGCCGCGCGTGTTCCGCCAGGCCTTCGCCGACCGCCCGGAGGCGAAGGTCATCGTCAACGCCGGTGACCTCATCGACTCGGCGAACAGCGAGGAGCAGTGGGGCCAGTGGCACGCGGCCGACGGCTTCATCAACAGCCAGATCAACAACGTCTCGATCACCGGTAACCACGAGTACAGCGGTGGTCAGCTGTCGACGTTCTGGCAGCCGCAGTTCCCGTTCCCCACGAACGGCCCGGACTTCGGCGACGACGCCACCAACGCCGCCCTGCGCAACACCATCTACTCGGTGGACTACCAGGGCGTCCGCTTCATCGGCCTGAACAGCAACGTCCAGAGCCTCGCCCCGATCATGGCCGCGCAGACCGCGTGGCTGGAGGAGCAGCTCGCTTCGAACCCGAACAAGTGGACCGTCGTCACCTTCCACCACCCGGTCTACTCGGTCGCGTCCGGCCGCAACAACCCGATCGTCCGCGCGCAGTGGGGTCCGCTGTTCGAGGAGTACGGCGTGGACCTGGTCCTGCAGGGCCACGACCACACCTACGGCCGCGGCAGCACCACCGCCTCGCGCAAGTCGGTCACCGTCCACGACAGCACCGTCTACGCGACGTCGGTGTCGGGCGGCAAGATGTACGACGCCGTCGACTCGAACTGGGTGAACAACGGCGCCGACCAGATGTCCATCGGCCAGGACATGCAGCTCTACCAGATGATCGACGTCACGGCCGACAGCATCACCTACGAGGCCCGCTACGCCAACGGCGAGCACCACGACGGCGTCGTCATCCGCAAGAACGACGCGGGTGAGCGCACCGTCCAGGAGATCCGCACGCCGGAGAACACCGTCGGCGAGCAGGTCGCGGTCGACATCACCGCCGTCGACTTCCGCGGCACGGTCAAGGCCTCGGCCTGGGGCTACGACCCGGGCGAGACGGTCAACGTCTACGTCCGCAACGTCGAGCGCGGCCAGGACGTCCTGGTCGGCGAGGCGACGGCGGACGAGCTCGGCCGCATCCTGGAGCTGCC
- a CDS encoding epoxide hydrolase family protein — translation MSDDQPRPEPFAPQATPAELDDLRARLRATRWVDAPEDAGWSLGTDVGYLRELVGYWADGFDWPAQEAALARLPRFRVPIDGLGIHYVHARAVAPSGPVLPLVLTHGWPDSFWRYTKVISLLTDPGAHGADPADAFDVVVPDLPGYGYSDRPGRALDSVAVAGLWAKLMTAAGYERFGAAGGDLGSHVSRYLALDHPDRVVAVHRTDAGLPIFTGDPAELAPEEREWMQHVAAWGATEGAYAAMQRTKPQTASAGLTDSPAGLAAWIVEKLSSWSDSDGDVEQRFSKDEILTNVTIYWLTATIGSAMRMYQANSAIPVAQLTRRVEVPSGFSIFRGDVVRPPRAWLERTANVVRVTEPERGGHFAAFEEPELYAQELRDFFRPFRV, via the coding sequence ATGAGCGACGACCAGCCCCGTCCCGAGCCGTTCGCCCCGCAGGCCACGCCCGCGGAGCTCGACGACCTGCGCGCCCGGCTGCGGGCCACCCGCTGGGTCGACGCGCCCGAGGACGCCGGCTGGTCGCTCGGCACCGACGTCGGCTACCTGCGCGAGCTGGTCGGCTACTGGGCCGACGGGTTCGACTGGCCGGCGCAGGAGGCGGCGCTGGCCCGGCTGCCGCGGTTCCGGGTGCCGATCGACGGGCTGGGCATCCACTACGTGCACGCCCGTGCGGTCGCGCCGTCCGGGCCGGTGCTGCCGCTGGTGCTGACGCACGGCTGGCCCGACTCCTTCTGGCGCTACACGAAGGTCATCTCGCTGCTCACCGACCCGGGCGCGCACGGCGCCGACCCGGCCGACGCGTTCGACGTGGTCGTGCCCGACCTCCCGGGGTACGGGTACTCCGACCGCCCGGGACGCGCGCTCGACTCCGTCGCCGTCGCCGGGTTGTGGGCGAAGCTGATGACGGCGGCCGGGTACGAGCGCTTCGGTGCCGCCGGCGGCGACCTCGGCAGCCATGTGAGCCGCTACCTGGCGCTCGACCACCCCGACCGCGTCGTCGCCGTGCACCGCACCGACGCCGGCCTGCCGATCTTCACCGGCGACCCGGCCGAGCTGGCGCCGGAGGAGCGCGAGTGGATGCAGCACGTCGCGGCCTGGGGCGCGACGGAGGGCGCGTACGCCGCCATGCAGCGCACGAAGCCGCAGACCGCGTCCGCCGGGCTGACCGACTCGCCGGCCGGCCTGGCCGCCTGGATCGTAGAGAAGCTGTCCTCCTGGAGCGACAGCGACGGCGACGTGGAGCAGCGGTTCAGCAAGGACGAGATCCTCACCAACGTGACGATCTACTGGCTCACCGCGACCATCGGCTCCGCGATGCGCATGTACCAGGCCAACTCCGCCATCCCGGTGGCGCAGCTGACCCGCCGGGTCGAGGTGCCGTCGGGCTTCTCCATCTTCCGGGGCGACGTCGTGCGGCCGCCGCGGGCCTGGCTCGAGCGCACCGCCAACGTCGTCCGCGTCACCGAGCCCGAGCGCGGCGGCCACTTCGCGGCGTTCGAGGAGCCTGAGCTGTACGCGCAGGAACTGCGCGACTTCTTCCGCCCGTTCCGGGTATAG
- a CDS encoding dihydrofolate reductase family protein, which produces MTTTQKLRVHMYSVSVDGYGAGPDQSLENPLGIGGEDLHDWAIATPTFDAADPTAAAPVGVDDEYVQRNWRNIGGTIMGRNMFGPVRGSWPDESWTGWWGPNPPYHHDVFVLTHHARPSVRMEGGTTFHFVTDGIEAARDQAFAAAGGRDVLVAGGAATIRQYLRAGLIDELEIAISPVLLGGGERLFDDGVGVPGYRCTGFTAGEKAVHVGFVPA; this is translated from the coding sequence ATGACGACCACACAGAAGCTCCGCGTCCACATGTACTCCGTGTCCGTCGACGGCTACGGAGCCGGACCGGACCAGAGCCTCGAGAACCCTCTCGGCATCGGCGGCGAAGACCTGCACGACTGGGCCATCGCCACCCCGACCTTCGACGCCGCCGACCCCACCGCGGCCGCACCGGTCGGCGTCGACGACGAGTACGTCCAGCGCAACTGGCGCAACATCGGCGGCACGATCATGGGCCGCAACATGTTCGGCCCGGTCCGCGGGTCGTGGCCGGACGAGAGCTGGACCGGCTGGTGGGGCCCGAACCCGCCGTACCACCACGACGTGTTCGTGCTGACCCACCACGCGCGCCCGTCCGTCCGTATGGAGGGCGGCACGACGTTCCACTTCGTCACCGACGGCATCGAGGCGGCCCGCGACCAGGCGTTCGCCGCGGCCGGCGGCCGGGACGTCCTCGTCGCCGGTGGCGCGGCGACGATCCGGCAGTACCTGCGGGCCGGGCTGATCGACGAGCTGGAGATCGCCATCTCGCCGGTGCTGCTCGGCGGCGGCGAGCGGCTGTTCGACGACGGTGTGGGCGTGCCGGGCTACCGGTGCACCGGGTTCACCGCCGGTGAGAAGGCCGTGCATGTGGGGTTCGTGCCGGCCTGA
- a CDS encoding DUF305 domain-containing protein, translated as MLIARRTLIAVLAVGAVAGCTSDDEADRPPVVQLGPPGETGTPLTDDELTGLDQPQYTDADVAFVQGMIQHHAQALVMTDLVVERAGSDDLPLMAERMDVSQRDEIALLEEWLETRGEDVPDASGEHHEHGEDGQVMPGMLTDDDLARLAAATGRDFDELFLLYMIRHHEGALVMVGELLTAGEGGQESALFQLAQHIDSDQGIEIARMKSLLAEIAASPGS; from the coding sequence ATGTTGATCGCTCGCCGAACGCTCATCGCCGTGCTGGCGGTCGGCGCCGTCGCGGGGTGTACGTCCGACGACGAGGCGGACCGGCCTCCGGTCGTCCAGCTCGGCCCGCCGGGCGAGACGGGCACACCACTCACCGACGACGAGCTCACCGGGCTGGACCAGCCCCAGTACACCGATGCGGACGTCGCCTTCGTGCAGGGCATGATCCAGCATCACGCGCAGGCGCTGGTCATGACCGACCTCGTCGTCGAACGCGCCGGTAGCGACGACCTCCCCCTGATGGCCGAGCGCATGGACGTCTCCCAGCGCGACGAGATCGCCCTGCTGGAGGAGTGGCTGGAAACCCGGGGCGAGGACGTCCCCGACGCGTCCGGCGAGCACCATGAGCACGGCGAGGACGGCCAGGTGATGCCCGGCATGCTCACCGACGACGACCTGGCCAGGCTGGCGGCCGCGACCGGCCGGGACTTCGACGAGCTGTTCCTCCTGTACATGATCCGTCACCACGAGGGCGCATTGGTCATGGTCGGCGAGCTGCTCACCGCCGGTGAAGGCGGCCAGGAATCGGCGCTGTTCCAGCTCGCCCAGCACATCGACTCCGACCAGGGCATCGAGATCGCCCGGATGAAGAGCCTGCTGGCAGAGATCGCCGCATCCCCGGGCTCCTGA
- a CDS encoding pentapeptide repeat-containing protein — translation MLELRADCARCAGLCCVVPALTRSADFAIDKPAGEPCPNLRDDFRCGIHATLRDRGFPGCTVYDCFGAGQQVVQVTFGGAVPMRAELTAAFEVLRPLHEVLWHVDAARGFAAAAKVRPALDALFVRLSGLAGAPAAELAAIDVGAARADADVLLREASRLARAGTPARDLRGADLMGKNLRGADLTGADLRSAYLIGADLRGATLDRADVIGADFRAADLRGTDLSGALFLTQPQATAAVGDAATRLPAGLDRPPHWTG, via the coding sequence GTGCTCGAACTGCGCGCGGACTGCGCTCGCTGCGCGGGGCTGTGCTGCGTGGTGCCGGCGCTGACGCGCTCGGCCGACTTCGCCATCGACAAGCCGGCGGGGGAGCCGTGCCCGAACCTGCGCGACGACTTCCGCTGCGGCATCCACGCCACCCTGCGCGATCGCGGCTTCCCGGGCTGCACCGTGTACGACTGCTTCGGCGCAGGTCAGCAGGTCGTCCAGGTGACGTTCGGCGGGGCGGTGCCGATGCGGGCGGAGCTCACCGCCGCGTTCGAGGTGCTGCGGCCGCTGCACGAGGTCCTCTGGCACGTCGACGCGGCGCGCGGGTTCGCGGCGGCGGCGAAGGTGCGGCCGGCGCTGGACGCGCTGTTCGTGCGGCTGTCCGGTCTCGCGGGGGCGCCCGCGGCGGAGCTGGCGGCGATCGACGTCGGGGCGGCGCGGGCCGACGCGGACGTCCTGCTGCGCGAGGCGTCGCGGCTGGCCCGCGCCGGCACCCCGGCCCGCGACCTGCGCGGCGCCGACCTCATGGGCAAGAACCTGCGCGGCGCCGACCTCACCGGCGCCGACCTGCGCAGCGCCTACCTCATCGGCGCCGACCTGCGCGGCGCGACGCTGGACCGCGCCGACGTCATCGGGGCCGACTTCCGGGCGGCCGACCTGCGTGGCACGGACCTCTCGGGCGCGCTGTTCCTCACCCAGCCGCAGGCCACCGCCGCCGTGGGCGACGCCGCGACCCGGCTGCCCGCCGGCCTGGATCGTCCGCCGCACTGGACGGGCTGA
- a CDS encoding YciI family protein yields MAQYAILIFEREAEGGQAPDLPPEILEAHGALPGRITEKGGKELGGIALEPSATATSIRGDLVTDGPFIETKEALAGVFVIEARDLDHAIELAKMTPIVSGGVEVRPLLGLDLSGLTS; encoded by the coding sequence ATGGCTCAGTACGCGATCCTCATCTTCGAGCGCGAGGCGGAGGGCGGCCAGGCGCCGGACCTGCCGCCGGAGATCCTCGAGGCGCACGGCGCGCTGCCCGGCCGCATCACCGAGAAGGGCGGCAAGGAGCTGGGCGGCATCGCGCTGGAACCCAGCGCGACCGCCACGTCGATCCGCGGCGACCTCGTCACCGACGGCCCGTTCATCGAGACCAAGGAGGCGCTGGCCGGCGTCTTCGTCATCGAGGCGCGCGACCTCGACCACGCGATCGAGCTGGCCAAGATGACGCCGATCGTCAGCGGCGGCGTCGAGGTGCGACCGCTGCTCGGGCTCGACCTCTCCGGGCTGACGTCCTGA
- a CDS encoding RNA polymerase sigma factor, whose translation MLAATVRVTRDLDAAEEAVQDAYVQALTRWGRDGVPAKPGAWLTTVARRTALNNLRRQRTLQAKLPLLLMDVDDSAGVEAVALDDAAPIPDDRLRLIFTCCHPALSQEAQVALTLRLVCGVSTPDIAHAFLVTEPTMAARITRAKKKIAAARIPYAVPVAADLPARVDAVLMVVHLLYATGHTAHSGENLVRDELTGRALDLARMLRPLLPSEPETAGLLALLLVHQARRATRTDAGGRLLRLEEQDRSAWDRSLIAEADQLVVGALRAGPPGRFTLQAAIAALHAQAPGYAETDWPQILTLYDELLRRWPSPVVALNRAVAVSMVDGPAAALAEVEALERDGRLDGYRYLPATKADLLSRLGRHAEAAAAYRAALALSDNAAEQEFLQDRLSRTLPP comes from the coding sequence GTGCTCGCCGCGACGGTGCGCGTCACGCGCGACCTCGACGCCGCCGAGGAGGCCGTTCAGGACGCGTACGTCCAGGCGCTGACCCGGTGGGGCCGCGACGGCGTCCCGGCGAAGCCCGGCGCCTGGCTGACGACGGTCGCCCGGCGGACCGCGCTCAACAACCTGCGGCGGCAGCGGACGTTGCAGGCGAAGCTGCCGCTGCTGCTGATGGACGTCGACGACTCCGCCGGTGTCGAGGCCGTGGCGCTGGACGACGCCGCGCCGATCCCGGACGACCGGCTGCGGCTGATCTTCACCTGCTGCCACCCCGCGCTGTCGCAGGAGGCGCAGGTCGCGCTGACGCTGCGCCTGGTCTGCGGCGTCAGCACCCCCGACATCGCGCACGCCTTCCTCGTCACCGAGCCGACGATGGCCGCCCGCATCACCCGGGCGAAGAAGAAGATCGCCGCCGCGCGCATCCCGTACGCGGTGCCCGTCGCGGCCGACCTGCCCGCCCGCGTCGATGCCGTGCTGATGGTCGTGCATCTGCTCTACGCCACCGGGCACACGGCCCACTCCGGTGAGAACCTCGTCCGCGACGAGCTCACCGGCCGCGCCCTCGACCTCGCCCGCATGCTGCGCCCGCTGCTGCCGTCCGAGCCGGAGACCGCCGGGCTGCTGGCGCTGCTGCTCGTCCACCAGGCCCGCCGCGCCACCCGCACCGACGCCGGCGGGCGGCTGCTGCGGCTGGAGGAGCAGGACCGGTCGGCGTGGGACCGCTCGCTGATCGCCGAGGCGGACCAGCTGGTGGTGGGTGCGCTGCGGGCCGGGCCGCCCGGACGGTTCACGCTGCAGGCCGCGATCGCCGCGTTGCACGCCCAGGCGCCCGGCTACGCCGAGACCGACTGGCCGCAGATCCTCACCCTGTACGACGAACTGCTCCGCCGCTGGCCGTCCCCGGTGGTGGCGCTCAACCGCGCCGTCGCCGTCTCGATGGTCGACGGCCCGGCCGCCGCGCTGGCCGAGGTCGAGGCGCTGGAGCGCGACGGCCGGCTGGACGGCTACCGCTACCTGCCCGCCACCAAGGCCGACCTGCTCTCGCGCCTCGGCCGGCACGCCGAGGCGGCCGCGGCCTACCGGGCGGCGCTGGCACTGAGCGACAACGCCGCCGAACAGGAGTTCCTGCAGGACCGCCTGAGCCGTACGCTGCCGCCCTGA